From the Argentina anserina chromosome 3, drPotAnse1.1, whole genome shotgun sequence genome, the window TCATACATCACACACTAGTAGCAGATCCTGATTCTGATCTTGGGGTTCCACCCATACCGACAAGCAGAGCTCTCTTTGAACTTTTATGGTTGCCGGCCACCCCCAACCCCATCTTCTTCTAACCTTCAACAACTCCACACCTATAATCCTAATGTTTGATGTGATCTATATCTCAACACCACTCACTCATACAAACAGAATGGAACTCTTACTGAACTAGTATCAGAGTTACATTTTAGTTCCCACAATACAATATGAAAAAATCAGGTCCCTCTTTCACAACATGTAAAATGTGAAAGGTAATACAAAAAAGAGACAAATTAAACCCCCCAAGCAAAATCTCTGGCATAGAAGACTAAAAACAACCTCTCTTTCTAGATCAAACCTTCCTTCTGTACAAAATGCTAGATCAGTCACATACCCCACTCGATATCTCATCCTCACTAACCCTTTAGTTGTATGAAATTGTAGTTATAGATATAAAAGCTATGAAATCAGGGGATTAATCTGAGGCTGCTCTAGTAGTAGTCAGTGGTGGACTACTCTTTGGTACTTGGTCTCTGAGCTAGGGGAATCAGAGCCTTCACAAAGAGCCCTCTTCCTGTTGCAGCCATTAATACTAAGTAAGGAGTCTTGGTGGAGGAGCAGTGGCTTTGGCAGTGGTATTGGTGGTGAAGTAATAGTGACTGGTGGGATCTCAAAGGATTCAAGAGGAGGAGGTGGGTGTCTCCATTGGGGGAGTGGTCCAGCCAAAAGAAGGGTCTGGAGCAATGGACCAGCATTCCTTACTGCCTGTAAAAGCTTGCCCTTTTCCGGCAATGGCTTGTCAGGCACTAATTTTCCAATATGGTTCTgtagagatgatgatggtggtggtaatGGAACCTGGGTTGGTGGAATAGGGTCAAGTACTGGTGAAGACACAATGCTCTCTTCACAATCTGAGGAAGAAAAGCCTCCACCATTGTTGGAGTCAATCCCTCCTCTTCTGGGATCATCTTCTATGCTTGAAATCCCGGACAGAGGA encodes:
- the LOC126787933 gene encoding uncharacterized protein LOC126787933 produces the protein MDNQCNPLLSSWAYYCQGKSMEELRHSLLYATLELEQTRVAAQEELRKRDEQLNHLKDLLSNAVREKEEAQDKCRRLFLEKLLQQQQQQQHQQQNHTAPLSGISSIEDDPRRGGIDSNNGGGFSSSDCEESIVSSPVLDPIPPTQVPLPPPSSSLQNHIGKLVPDKPLPEKGKLLQAVRNAGPLLQTLLLAGPLPQWRHPPPPLESFEIPPVTITSPPIPLPKPLLLHQDSLLSINGCNRKRALCEGSDSPSSETKYQRVVHH